The stretch of DNA tacatagctcaaacaaagtgttcaattaaacacatatcaaacatatatgaaggtgtgatgcaaagtgagaaaaaaattgttagtaactaaacctatcatatttattacaattatataatgataaatatatatcttTGTAGTACtgaattagaatatttaattggttaaagaGAGCGTTATCTAACTAGcctgtgcgggagcacgggttgatagactagttggTTTAATTTGGATGCAGATGCAGCATGGTGCGCCTTGTGTCAACTTGGAAAGAAAGTTGGTCTCACGAAAAGGATATTAAAATGCCTTTACATTGCCTCCTTTTCTCAGACAGAAAGCTCTTTTGCAAATTAGCGTGGTGGGAGTCAAGGAAAATTCCCTATCCTATTTCGTGGCCGAATAATTCCTGCTGCCCatgaaaaagaaatggaaaaggaataaAACGGGCACCTGGCCAGACGAGCATATATACATTAACTGAGGTTTATTAATAGTTTGATTGATGGCTCTTCCAGACGTATTACGTACTTTGCATCTGATACTAAATTAAAGTTTGGGGTTCAAATTGCCTTCTTTCACGCAATGTTCCGTATGTGTTTTTCCAACCTTTCATTTTCTGCCTAATCATTTCCGCAACCAAAGACGACGTGGAAACGTCCAGTGTAATAAACCACGTGGTGATGGAGTCCGGCCGTGATCGATGAGTAGATGGATCAAAACCCAACTGTGCACATAATTATATATTAGTATCCTTCGTTTTCATTATGTTTGTGTGTCACTTTGGGCTCTAATGTGACAATGAGCGGTCGTAATTTAACCACTAAATACAATTTGCATGACCTCCTTCAGCTTGCTTATTCTTCTAATTGACCTTGATTAATCTACACCACCTGTTGGATACCAAATACTTTTCCATACTTATCCTTCGGGTAGTTCAGATGGCTGGGCTGGTGGCTACAGCGGATTGCTGGTGCCAGCATCTCAACCGGCAGATGCAGCTAGCTGCCCATTCCCAGCTCAGTCGGCGCTTTTTCACCCAGCCGAACGGGGCGTTTCTCGTTGGTGCTTCGATcagcttttttttaaaaaaaatgttctCATTTATATATCATAATAATATACACCGTGCATGTCAAAAAGTCAGTTCACAGCACATGCGTAAATGAAGCTCCGTCAACCTCAAGTCGGCAACGTCCTGTTCCTGTCCGTATCATCTCGTTTTCCTCCCCAACGCAACGCATCTCGGCATCTCATCTGATCGCACAAACCTTAGCGACAAACCGACCAAGTCGCCGCGGAGAGGAACCAGTGCAAGCATGCGCTTGCCTCGGCAAAGCTAACACGTAAACTGAACCGGCGACACTACTGCACACCGACCTGTCGATCATACTATTCGCTGCCGGCACAGCTAGTAATACACACTAACTAGTAATAGCTAGGATCCAGCTATAGTGATGGATTGTGAGAACCTAGCTGGAGACTTGCGTGCAGGCCCGGTACGTCATGGCCGCGGCGAGTGCTTGTGGTATGTTGGCATCGCGCACGTGCGCGCGCGTACGTCTGGCCGTCTAGCCGGCGGGGAGGAAATTAAAGATCTCGATGGTCGCCGGACGGCCGGCCGGGGATGGGGATCGGATCGGAGGAGGCGCCGATGGCGTGCCCGCGATCAAGGGAGAATCGCATGCTGCAGGGATCAGATAGAGATCAGTCGTGGATCCACCGGTGGCAGATCGCGGTGGTCCAAGGCGGTGACCGGTACACGGTGAGTGGCGTGCGCGCATCTTATCCATCCCCCGTCGCTCGATCGCCCGGACGCAACCCTGCCCCGTTGCTCCGGGTCAGAGATGAGCTAGGTTTCACCTGCGCGATGACGCTCCGGCAACGTAACCGCAGGCCAGCTCTCGATCGGACAGTATGCGCGCAGGCACCGTACTATACCCAAGCTAGCTATCTAGGACATACGATGTGTGCCAAAAGGCAGGAAGGGTTGGAAATATGGAGGCGGCAGGGAGCCATGCATGGGAATGTGCATCAGTGCGTGCCGGCGGCAGCGAGTGTGCAGTATGCACGCTAGCTAGAGCCTGTGCAGTGCGTGCCTCTCCTTTTATCTCCCTTAATTTGTGCGTGTCTGACGCCTTCGCACAAACCTTTATACAAAGCAATCACTGTGCAACGGTGGTCGAACGCAAGCTAGTATTGAGATACGTActtattatatatttaagcGTAGGCAAGCGGCAGCTTTTTCGACGTCCAACTTTCACCAAACTCTCCGATCCCAGACCACCTGACGTGGACACCCCATTTCTAAATCCCAGGACCGAACGCTAGTCTCGTTACATATATGCATTTCCTAAGAACAACCACGACTACAACTAGCTAGTATTCCATCATGTGGAGTCAACTTACACTAATCCAAAGGCGCGCGCGCGGTGGGTAGTGGCCAGTGGGAGCCGACGCGCGCGCGAGCGAGTAGTGCGCGGCGATCCTTGGACATGCGGGGTATCGCGGCCGGCCGGGGTCGCGGGGGTACGCTACTAGTTAGTGCTCTCGGTCGCTGCACGCTAGTGCGCCGCCCGATCCGCTAGTGGCCGGCGAAGatgtactagctagctagtagtagCTAGAGCCCAAACCAAGCCGGGCGAGTAGTGGAGGCGCCTTTCTGATCCTGTCCTAAGTTTTGCTTCCTCGTTTTCCAGCCGGCAGAGGAAAAGCCGGCGACGCCAAAGCCATGCCACGGCTTAGCTAGCTTGTTGGGACGGTCGAGCGAGCAtgatcgcctcgcctcgcctccgtGCACTTTTAATTAACTGGGCAAAGTTAACGCTTGGCCAGGTGGTGGTGCGCGGGTCGCCGGCCGGTCGCTCGATCGGTTCGTTCTCACCTGCCAGCAGGCAGGACGACATGTGCCGGCCGTGACATCACGCACCGACCGACGAGGCCGCGTCGTCGGCACGCCATGCACGGGCGGTCTGGCATGCAGCTCTGCGCGCGCGCGCTTGTGACTCGAGATCTCACCAACCAACCATGCGTGATGCGTCTCGCCGGGCGCCGTCGCctagccctgctaatgggttggaactCGCACCATACCTAATTccacccaaaattaacatatttacATATCTaaccccacccaacccaattagttaatttctcaactctaaccaacccgccccattataagcgggtaacccataaaaacccatgggttctactatgcagaggaatttagtggttctacacttaatgtggggaccacatgtatgtctagccacactactttgcacagagtatatgtcagtcatattgactcatctctaaaaatttcagtcaatttcgataaaattttatagtgtgaacgcgaggttttaattccagggtccggctcttgatgtggagcccacgtatagttctagccacgctattttgcacagagtagctgccagtcatactgagtcatctccaacaaatttcagtcaatttcgataaaattttatagtgtgaacgcgagattttaattctagggtccggctcttgatgtggagcccacgtgtagttctagccacgctgctttgcacagagtaactgccagtcgtactgagtcacctccaacaaatttcagtcaatttcgataaaattttatagtgtgaacgcgaagttttaattctagggtccggctcttgatgtggagcccacgtgtagttctagccacgctgctttgcacagagtagctgccagtcgtactgagtcatctccaacaaatttcagtcaatttcgataaaattttatagtgtgaacgcgaggttttaattccagggtccggctcttcatgtggagcccacgtgtagttctagccacgctgctttgcacagagtaactgccagtcgtactgagtcatctccaacaaatttcagtcaatttcgataaaattttatagtgtgaacgcgagattttaattctagggtccggctcttgatgtggagcccacgtgtagttctagccacgctgctttacACAgaatagctgccagtcgtactgagtcatctccaacaaatttcagtcaatttcgataaaattttatagtgtgaacgcgaggttttaattccagggtccggctcttcatgtggggcccacaggtagttctagccacactgttttgcacaaaatagctgccagtcgtactgagtcatctccaacaaaattcagtcaatttcgataaaattttctgatataaacacgtggttttaatttcagagtccagctctcacgtgggacccacatttatatatagttatactattttgtaaaaaatatccatttcaacccaccccaacccgccccaacccgcatttatatagaacccgccccgacccaccccattaactaatacaacccattttaaatTATCCAAACATactccatttcaaaacccaccccataaaacccatttcaacccaaccagcctaccgtcgccgccgcctcggcgcctCGTCGGCACGGGGCGGATGGAGAGATATTCAGATCGCGCGCGGGCCTGCCGTGGAGATCGACCCGGTCCTGTCGTCTGATCCGCAACGTACCCCCCTTGTCGTCCTCGGTCCTCTCCATGGACGGTACTGAAAATCCCCTGGCAcatgcactcgagcagcagcagctgtggCGTGATTgcttctattttcttttcggggaggtggaaaaagaaaaactttgTGCCAGATGCATGGTGGTGGCTAGCTGCTACCTTTGCTGCTTAAGAAAAAAAACAGGCAATTGACTCCTAGAGAGAGGGACACTACATCTCCCTCTTTCATCCCACTTACTATGTCTGGATTGATGGAAACCATAAATTTCTATAGGCTCCTCCGAATCAAATTCCTATGTTCCAAACAGGTGCTCGCTGACTTTTACAAACCATTCGAGGCACGTATATATAGTTTACCATAGATTCTTTGTTCCcctacacatatatatttttttttaaaaaaaagttccCTTTTCACTATCACCACTGCTATAAATTACTACTTCACGCTAGCTAATCTGATTCCTTTGACACTTTGACTCTCGCGCTAGTTTGACACCTGCGCGGGACGAACACCGGCAAATGTTGGAGCGGCAcccttttcttttgctgaaaaggaTTATCTCACAGCTTCTCCATTCCAATATAGAAAAACCCCCAGGGGGTTATGCAGCCGCGCACCATCACCCGCTTGGCCCCCCTGCTTTTTCACAACGGGAACGAAAAAGCATGCGTGACCTTTTCACAAAATCGCAAGACACCAACCAATTGTGCCTTTTATTTCTGttgttcctttctttttctttcctcctGATCAGCTCCAAGTGCCTGTAGACATCAGACCATTTCATTTTCATTCATTTGCCGCGCGACTTTATGGTAAAGCACATGTACAACAGGGGGCGAGGACAAATATGTTGAATTTGGAAACAGTGGCGAGGGTGGGGCCGTGGGGGCGTCACCCACCGGCCACCACCAATCCACCGCCGGGCCCTCACGCATGTAACCACTGGGGGAACAGCGctacaggcaggcaggcaggcaagcCACTCTGCCACTGCCAGTGCTGGGGCTGGGGGAATCGGTGGAGGCAGGCAGGGGAACAGTGCTATACATCTACGACGCCGTGTGTGTGTTCACGTGTGCACTCGCTCGTTAGATTGCCATCAGCAATTCAGCATCTCACCAGAACTTTTTTATAAAGCTATTCCCATTGCTTAATTTTATTGCGTGATTGCATAGAGTGCAATGTCATCTACGCGCATTTAAATTCATGGATAAAACAAGTTCCCCCAACGCAAAGTTTCATTTCATGATTTTCTAAACTAGCCGTAGCATTTAATTGTAATGCATGTGATTGGGCGCAATCGCATGAAATGAAAATCTTTATAGCCCCTAATGCAATGATTCATAATTTTCACTGTTTCATTCTTCATTCTGATGaaactttttctcttttttttcttcataatTATCTTGTCATATCATCACAAATTAATCGGACGAGCCACTTGTGATGAAAGTTGTCGCGTATGAAATTTCTATGAAACTTGTGATGGGACGAGTCTAAAAGACCTCTAGCTCTTACACCCTTACATGGAGGCAGGAGCTACAGCCTTATATACTGGATAGATAGAGAGatagaaaagaaatttatataTGTAGATGACAAAACATATAATCCTTTTCGATCGGTCTCTAGTAGGAGTGATTCGTCATAAAACCTCGCCCCagttaaaaaaaactaaactaAACAGGAGGATGAAATGGAGACGGATCAAAGTCAATGGCAAGATTAATAATGGATTAATCGACCAATCACGCACGCGCTTAGACCTGGCCACCTCCACGGCCGTCGCCATCGTGCCCCCCGTCCCCCACACTGATGAGCGGGGCCCGCTCCGGCccgcccctcctctgctcctttcccaacgtcgccgtcgtcgtacCAGCACcgccactgctgctgctgctgctgccgtgatTCTCCCTAACCCCGGCATCCGTGTAGCCTCCGTTGGCGCTGTCGTCGCTGCCGCTCACGCTGGCGCCGGtggcgtcgtcgtcgctggTCATCAGGCCGGCCTCCAGCTTCTCCAGCTCGTTGTCGTTGCCGCCGCAGCTCTCGCTGACCGGCACGTAGTAGCCGCTGCTGTTcttgcagccggcggcggcactgctgTTGGTAGTGCCGCCTGTGGCGATCACAGTGGTTATATCACTAGTCGTAGCCGGGGTGGTGGCGTTGCACTCGCTGTTGTTGTGGTtgttgctggtgctggtgctggctTTGGTCAGCTCCTTGGCGCGCGACACCTCCACGTCCCAGTCGGTgcccgccaccgcgcgcgccaTCCAGACGGCGCAGGCGGCCTGCGCCGCCAGGAGGCCGAGCCACAGCCCGGCGAACCCCAGGCGGGCGCCGAACGCCAGCGCCACGCCCACCGGCATGCCCACCAGGTAGAAGGAGGCCAGGTTGATGCGCGCGCCGCTGGCCGGGCGGGCGCTGCCGCGGAGGACGCCGCAGCCGGCCGTCTGCGGGCAGTTGCCGAGCTCGCAGAGCCCCGCGATGGGGAGCGCCACGGCCGTCAGCCAGAGGATGTCCGCGTCCGAGGTGAACATGCGGCCCCAGTGGTTGCGCACGGACACCATGAAGGTGGCTGCCGCCAGGCCCACGGCGACGCCGATGGagagcgcggcgccggcggcgcggcgagcgcccCCGGGGCGGCCCGCGCCGAGCTGGTGGCTGACGCGCGTGGACGCGCCCTGGCCCAGCGAGGAGGGGAACACGTAGACGAGCGACGTGGCCTGGATGAGGATGCCCATGGACGCCACGGTGGCGCGCGGGTTGGGCAGGAGCCCGGACAGCACGATCATGAGCTCGTACCACCACCACTCGAGGCAGACCGCCGTGGCGGTGGGGACCGCCAGGCGGAGCAGCGCCGGCCAGTCTCGGAGGCAGTCGGAGGTGGGGCCCACCCACGAGTCCCTGTGCGCGCCAGAGATGGcgaggaagcagaggagggcGAGGAGCAGGTTGAGGTCGGTcagcgcgacggcgagcgcgacCCCGGCGACGCCCATGCCGAGGCGGTCCACGAGGAGGTAGTTGATGGGCCCGTGCAGCAGCACGGAGAAGAGGGAGCACGCCGTGATGGGAAGCGTCAGGTTCTGCGACCGGAGGTAGACGCGCAGCGGGTGCAGCACGGCCAGCACGGCGAGGTCCGCCGACGCGTACGCGGCGAACGTCTGGGCGGCGTCCGCGACGCCCTCGTCCTGGCCCAGCAGCTTGAGTATGCAACCCGTGGAGGTGACCCACAGGAGGGAGATGGGCagcgcgacggcgaggagcagcagcacggTGCGGTGCAGCGCGAGCGCGAGCAGCTTGCCGCGGCGCGCACCGAAGGCCTGGCCGCAGATGGGCTCCATGCCGAGCGCGAGGCCCGAGAGCACGGAGTAGCCGGTGATGTTGGCGAAGCCGAGCGCCAGCgacccgccggcgagcgcgagctcGCCCAGCCGGCCCAGGAAGAGCATGGAGATGAGCGCCCGCGAGTAcatgacgagccccgtcaccgcCATCGGCACCGACACCCGGCCGATCGCCCGCGCCTCGCCGGCCACCTGCAGGTGCCATCCATCATCCAGCACAGGTAAGACTAGCTAGTAGAGTACGTAGCACACACGTACGCCCCCAGCCGAGACTTCCAACAGCTCGCGCTTTCCTTTTCCTTGCCGTTACTATTACCGCGGCATGCCAGTACCAGCTAGTAGTAAACTAGTAGTAGACATTAGGCAACAAGCGGCAGCTAGGTGCTGACCACTCGCGCACTGTACGTagccgtgcccgtgccgtgccgtgctgtGCGCGCCACACTAACCGGCCTGCCGCTTATTAGCAGGGAAGGAGAATGCGCGCGGGCGGCGACACGTGCGCGGGCAGGGCGCGTATACCTTGGAGAGCTGCAGCGCAtggccgccggcgtcgtcgccgtcgacggggcggaggagctggcgcgcggAGGCCTTGATGAAGGAGCCGACCGGCGGCaaaggcgccggcgccggcggcaaggcGGTGTCGCTCCCGGCGGCGTTGCACATGACGGTGGCGATCGATGGACGATCCGGGGGAGGGGTGCTGGAAAGCTCGCGCGCGTgcgcctctccctccctccttgcCACTGTTGGAGAAGATGCAGGCAGGGAGGGGCGCTGTCCTCTGGCGATTGGTGCCGCCGCGAGCTGCAAGTACGTTTTGACTAGCGAGCCTTTTAGCAGTagtaatctctctctctctctctctctctctctctctctctctctctctctctctctctgatctCTGTGTGGCTGGCTGCTGGTGTGCTCGGCCGGCCTTTTGGTCTCCTCCAGAGGAGGTGCGGCGGTCAGTGGAGGGCGATCAGGATTCAGGGGCTCTGCTGGTTGGTTTGTGTTTGGGTCGGCTTGGGGTTGGGGGTGTGTGGCCTGCCCATATATATACGCGCGCGCTGCGGGGGCGCACGGCCCGCGCCAGGCCGAGGTGTAGTACGTGTCTGCCGTTGGGGGATCGAATTCGCCGGGCCGGAagaagggagggggaggaaagctgcgtgcgccggcggcggcatcgatCGGCTCGCGCGCGGCCTCGTCGACGGAACCGGCCGCGCCTCGGCATCGGCATCGGCATCGGCATCTATGTGCGCGCTTGGCCTGGCTGCCTGTCCAAAGAGCGGGCCGGGGGAATGGCATATTGGCACGCCCGGCCTGTCGGAACAAATGGGTTGGTTCCGGTCTCTCGCGTGCGCGCGCACCCGCGGCCACTGGCCGTGACAGCTCAGTGGTCGACGCAGATTTacacggccgccgcgcccgacCCCGAGTGGTGGTTCGCGGCCGAACCGCGCGCCCTGGACGTAGACTGTTACTCGTCTGTAGAATAGGGCTCATCTGCATCGACCTCATCATCTATGGTCATCAGCTGCTACTTGCTGCCTGCTGctagaggccggccggctcgtTTCGCCCTGCCGCTGCCGTTTTACTTTCACTTTCACCCCCCGGCCGGGTCTTGATTGGAACGATGCGTGTCAATAATAAGGAGGCCAGAAGTGATGGCTGCACTGTGAGGCGCACAGCATTGAGTTCGCGTCCAGAATGACAGGCCGCCGGGGTGACCGGCCTCTAGCCATAGCTAGCCCGACCCGACCTCTCCCAGTCCCTCTCGCCTCTACCCAACCTCTGCTCCTGTAGGTGGGCATGCGAGGCAAGGATGAGCAACGCGGCCAGGCCCCTGCATGCGCCCTGTGCTGGGTGGCTGCGCGCGCTTAATTGGCGCACGCATCGCGCTCCCCACCATTGAAGCCGCAACAGCAGCAGCTCGGCTCTCTCGACGCTCATGCATCATGCACGCTGACGCTGCGCCACCTTGTTTGTCTCCACTGCTGGCCTGCTCACTGCTACTTGGGTGGTCCGTCCGGGCAGGGGCAGCAGTCCCTGTGCTGGGCTAGCTGCTGGCTCTGAATGAAATGAAATGAAGGAGAGAGTGGCTAGGCAGGCTAGCTCGCTCGCCCTGTCCTcagagcagcggcagcgggcaGCATTGATCCCCAGTTCTGGGGCAGCACGCAGGCGCAGCCCAGCTGCCCGATTTGCGCGAATTCAAGCTCCGCCACACCACaccctgccgcgccgcgcccgcccggcATGTGTACTCCGATTGCGTGGCCCCCTGCACCTGCAGGCAGAGGGGTTAATTCCATCAGACAAATCCCTGCCGTCTTAATCTGAATCCCCTGCAGACGGCTGTAGTGCCGCACGCACCCTGGGCTGCTTGATTCAACTTTCAGTACTACCCCTCACAAGTACAAACACCAATGCAACCTTTTTTCCGCCCCTTTGGCCTTTGCCAGCCGCTCCATCATTTTATTACAAGTTTTTCTGCAGTGCCGCCCTTTTTTCCATTCTCGCAAAAGATGGAGCTTTTCTAGGTCTGCTCATTACTGTCGCACCACGAAGCTAGCATATCCCTCGACATTTCTGGGGTGGGCTTTTGCATTTGCTTGCGGCTTGCCCTGTGCGAATAGCCAAGATTGCCAGATATAAGCGTTCCCTGAACTGAACTTGTTCCGGGGCCTCCTCGGGGTTTGCTATTACGCGAGCGCGCGCTAGGAGAATTTTCAACAATCGATTTCAGACATcacatttgttttcttttctggaAACAAAGTCTGCGCCAGCCAACCCCCGTATTTCCATTAAAGGGTCTTCTCGACAATCTGGCGCGATGCCGCGCATGCGTGATCGAAGGCATGCGCCACGCCCCCGCGAGAGTCCGCATGAGTTCAAGTGGTGGTTCCTGCTATAGATGTCCATGCAGCCCGTAGCCTGTTAGCCCGCCCGAAGCACGGCcaatttggcccggcccaagcacAACACGGCCCGGTCCAAACCGTGCCCGGGCTGGCCCGGCCCGCTCCCCGTGCCCGGGCTTGGGCCGTCACCCCAGCCcgtgggctggcacggcccggCACGGAGTTAGCAAGCCGGCCCAGTAGCGGCCCGCTAACTCCAACAAGCACAGCCCAGCCCACAAGCGCGGCGCGCTCCCCCGCCCCCACCCCCAGACTCCAAACGACCAAACCCTATCGCCTATCCCTAgcagccccctccccctccccgtgCCGGCCGCAGCGGCTGAGCGCCCTGCCGCCCACTCGCGCCCCCGCGCAGGCGCAGCGGCGCATCCGCGCAGCGCCCCTCCGGctctccggccggccggccggcccccgccTCCCCGCCCCGAACGCCGCCCCCGTCGCCGGCCGCTCCTCGTCTCCGCGGCTCCGCCTCACTGGCCGTCTCctcggctccgccgccgcaggtcgCTGCCTTCTCGGCTCCGCCGCTGCCGGACGCTGCCTCCTCGGAtccacggcgccggcctcctcctcctcatctccaTGACTCTGCCTTCGCCAGACGCCGCCTCCCCCAACTCCTCtccaccgccgtccgccagcgCCGCTCCCCCTCGTCTCCTCCACGGCTCCACCCGACAGGCGACAGATCCAAGCAGCCCCTCTACAGATCCGGTTGgcgggcgggcgccggcggggggCGGCGTGCGGGCAGTGGACGGCcgccggcgggtggcggcgtGTGGGCGGCGGACGGCCCGAGCACGCTCGAGCCACCGTGGTTTTTGGGCCGGCCCGGCAGGAAATCGGCCCGTGGGCTCGTGCCTGGGCCGTCGGTGCCGCCCGTGGGCTGACCCGGCACGGCCCGCTTAGTTGTAGGCCCGGGCCAggcgcgggccgggccgggcggcccgaaTGGACATCTATAGTTCCTGCCTCCCCATTCCCTTTTGTGCTTTCCCTCAATCCCAcgttatatataattatatacatAAATTGTATGCGTAAAATTATACAAAAGAATTATacacaaaaatttaaaatagatttattttaaaaataatctAAATATTTATACAACAAACTTAtgtagcaaaaaaaaatatgaaaacatgtTTATTATGCTAAATTTATACATATAACTTATATGGGAAAAATTATATAATAAACATTTCCACAAAACTTTGTCATAAACAAATTCGAAGgagaaaaaagttttgcaaaatgATAATTCTGATATTGAAGTAATATTTATATAACTTATGCAAAAGaagcaaaaaaatataaaagctATGTATCTAACTTGTGCAAAAAAGCCAAAACTTATATAGAAAAAAGTTGTATGCATAACTTATCCAATAATAAAGTTATGTATGTGTTGTAGTAActtttttggaagaaaaaagaaaaagaaaggaaagaaaatgaaCACTCCACCTCCACGAGCTCGCCGGGCTCTTGCCTTCTCACATGGTTCGCCACTCCGACGAGCTGCTGCGCGCAAGAGCTCCTGGCCGCAATGCACGGCCACCGTGGAGCTCGGCACCGCCCAAAACCTGCAGCTTGCAAGCCTTCGTGCCCCAGGTCATGTGTCGCGGCGGTGTGAATCCTTGACGTCGCCCACCACCTATCGCCACGCCACGCGGAGAAGGGGAATGAAACTGGTTCTTAGTAGGACCCACGCACGTGGGGGCTGCCAGGCTGATCGGGAAATCGAGCGCTAGAATGCTCGCCGGCGGTCGCGTGTAAAATTGAAttcgccggcctcctcccctctccgGCCGTTGCGATCCCTTTCAGCCAGGTGGCCTCCTGCTTTGCGGTGGCGTCAGGAACAATCCTCCGGCGTACACCCAGATCTTGATGCCCGTAACGTGTAGCGTTTCAGTGCGTAACACTTCAGATGCGCATCGGCTTACTAGGGTACATGTACTGTACGCTGCAGCTGTAGCAGTGTCGCTTTAGCAGCCAGCCGACACTTATATCTTTATCTTCGTGCCGTCCCTAAATAGCTGTCGTTTTAGACTAGATTATGCATGCAGCGACCCAGCTTCAAAATTGTCGACCACTAATGGTATAGCATATATATGGACGTACGTATATATATGCGCAAAGACTATTTATTTGTCGCGATTGGCCACATTAATTAAAATTTCATGTACGTTTCGCTAAGATTGACTCATTGATCGAGGAATTTGATGATCACACGTTAtatatttcaattaattatacCAATGTCTGCTGGCTACAGAAAGTCATAAATTGTTGGTAGTCGGTCAGACGTAAGACACTAGTGGGGAAAAACGTATTAAAATGAAAATACGCATTTAGGGCCACAGAAAATATTTACAGTTCAAAATATCGTAGTGTCATAAAAAAAATTGTCCTCGACATCTAGgaccctgtttttttttttttgagcaggtCACCAGTACCCCTGATTATTGCTCTATTATTCATCTAGACAGTGGGCCAATAAGTTGGTGCTTGATGAGACATATttgttgtctttttttttgagggaacaTATTTGTTGTCACACTGATGAGAAGCAAGATAAGGCCGGGTTCTCTATGTAACGCTATAGTATATACCTAGCCTAAGCTT from Panicum virgatum strain AP13 chromosome 9K, P.virgatum_v5, whole genome shotgun sequence encodes:
- the LOC120646763 gene encoding protein DETOXIFICATION 48-like, which translates into the protein MCNAAGSDTALPPAPAPLPPVGSFIKASARQLLRPVDGDDAGGHALQLSKVAGEARAIGRVSVPMAVTGLVMYSRALISMLFLGRLGELALAGGSLALGFANITGYSVLSGLALGMEPICGQAFGARRGKLLALALHRTVLLLLAVALPISLLWVTSTGCILKLLGQDEGVADAAQTFAAYASADLAVLAVLHPLRVYLRSQNLTLPITACSLFSVLLHGPINYLLVDRLGMGVAGVALAVALTDLNLLLALLCFLAISGAHRDSWVGPTSDCLRDWPALLRLAVPTATAVCLEWWWYELMIVLSGLLPNPRATVASMGILIQATSLVYVFPSSLGQGASTRVSHQLGAGRPGGARRAAGAALSIGVAVGLAAATFMVSVRNHWGRMFTSDADILWLTAVALPIAGLCELGNCPQTAGCGVLRGSARPASGARINLASFYLVGMPVGVALAFGARLGFAGLWLGLLAAQAACAVWMARAVAGTDWDVEVSRAKELTKASTSTSNNHNNSECNATTPATTSDITTVIATGGTTNSSAAAGCKNSSGYYVPVSESCGGNDNELEKLEAGLMTSDDDATGASVSGSDDSANGGYTDAGVRENHGSSSSSSGGAGTTTATLGKEQRRGGPERAPLISVGDGGHDGDGRGGGQV